One stretch of Gemmatimonadaceae bacterium DNA includes these proteins:
- the mpaA gene encoding murein tripeptide amidase MpaA encodes MAACPPRSVAAPHSLTASFPLLVSRRPRSEWGTHAVTPTTYGHSVLGVPLEVWRPAGRCDLLVFAAIHGEEPETTWALSRALRQIAEPLDHVAVVLAANPDGLIRGTRANANGVDLNRNFPTSTWRAGPVTSRATIGDPSDVRLSPGTHPASEPETRALLALIDELSPTVAVALHAPLACIDDAHESALGARLAARTAMPLVRDVGYPTPGSFGTWGLEHGLAVITYEFPVIANEDLMRLHVPVLVELLTGTLP; translated from the coding sequence ATGGCAGCGTGCCCGCCCCGATCTGTCGCCGCTCCTCACTCCCTGACCGCCTCCTTCCCTCTCCTCGTGTCACGTCGCCCGCGCTCTGAGTGGGGTACGCACGCCGTCACTCCCACGACATACGGCCACTCCGTGCTCGGCGTGCCGCTCGAGGTATGGCGACCCGCTGGTCGTTGCGACCTCCTCGTGTTCGCCGCCATCCATGGCGAGGAGCCCGAAACGACGTGGGCACTCTCCCGGGCCCTCCGACAGATTGCCGAACCGCTCGACCACGTTGCGGTCGTCCTCGCGGCGAACCCTGACGGACTTATTCGTGGCACGCGCGCCAATGCCAACGGGGTCGACCTCAATCGCAACTTCCCCACCTCCACCTGGCGCGCCGGTCCCGTCACCAGCCGCGCGACGATCGGGGATCCCAGCGACGTGCGACTGAGCCCGGGCACGCACCCGGCGTCGGAGCCGGAGACGCGCGCCCTGTTGGCGTTGATCGACGAACTCTCGCCGACGGTGGCCGTGGCCTTGCACGCGCCCCTGGCATGTATCGACGACGCGCACGAAAGTGCCTTGGGCGCCCGACTCGCGGCGCGCACCGCCATGCCCCTCGTGCGTGATGTGGGATACCCCACCCCAGGGTCGTTCGGCACGTGGGGACTGGAGCACGGACTCGCCGTGATCACCTACGAATTCCCGGTCATTGCCAACGAGGACCTGATGCGCCTGCATGTGCCGGTCCTCGTGGAACTCCTCACCGGAACACTGCCGTGA
- a CDS encoding serine/threonine-protein kinase, with protein sequence MSESLARLQEALANRYRVDRELGAGGMATVYVAHDLKHDRDVAIKVLHPDLGAALGGERFLGEIRTTARLQHPHILPLLDSGDANGLLYYVMPFVTGETLRARLEREKQLPIDDAVLIAREVADALGYAHGLGIIHRDIKPENILLQNGHALVADFGIALAVQSAGGARLTQTGISLGTPCYMSPEQAMGERAIDARSDIFALGAVTYEMLVGGPPFVGSTAQAIVAKVLTERPTALRQARDTVPPHVEYAVLKALAKLPADRYTSAEAFAAALVTVSGSLGIPDLPVHGLRSKRTAVAVGVLAVGASMFFIGRAVGGTRGSVEQFGQATQVTWESGLEIVPAISPDGKLVAYALGNGTRFKIFVRPVAGGRATPLTDDTLAVETQPQWSHDGARILYLKDGLVFSAPAGGGAPKQEVPRRGADVESATWSPDEQRIAYVVDDSVFVRDADGASTLVATMVQPTMCAWGPADLVACSAGNRMYLKAGMNFSNSAPSWIVVIDANTRRVRAITDSVFYNQAPTWSADRRRVMYVSNRMGIPDIFSQAVNADGTAAGSPQRLTVGLNVSSFTISADGARMAYAVLTTTSNAWSQPLFPSSGATRERPVQLTFGQGVVETASPSSDLQWLYFDSDVTGNPDLYRMRLPSGQAERLTVDRRPEFNPSPSPDGRFVAFHSFRDGSREIFVMPLDGGPLEQVTRTPYQELNAVWSRDGQSLSFASQSQPFGLFVARRATDGRWSTRKVLETGVFQNWSPDGTMLSFATELSGLGGLRVVSVNGGLPRPLYDETAPGAPKAEMSAWSDDGRTIYFKSHDRRGASSIWSVPSTGGTPTKVTDLGDDLQADRFSFKLARGRLYYTHYDRQSNIWVMDVTR encoded by the coding sequence ATGAGCGAATCGCTCGCCCGCCTGCAGGAGGCTCTCGCCAACCGCTACCGCGTCGATCGTGAACTCGGCGCAGGCGGCATGGCCACGGTCTACGTCGCCCACGACCTCAAGCATGATCGCGATGTCGCCATCAAGGTCCTGCATCCGGACCTCGGCGCCGCACTCGGCGGCGAGCGGTTTCTTGGCGAGATCCGCACCACGGCGCGCCTGCAGCATCCACACATCCTGCCACTGCTCGACAGCGGCGACGCGAATGGACTGCTGTACTACGTCATGCCGTTCGTCACCGGCGAGACGTTGCGCGCGCGCCTCGAACGAGAGAAACAGCTGCCGATTGATGACGCGGTCCTGATCGCCCGTGAAGTGGCCGACGCCCTCGGCTATGCGCACGGACTGGGGATCATTCATCGCGACATCAAGCCCGAGAACATCCTCCTCCAGAATGGGCACGCCCTCGTGGCGGATTTCGGCATAGCACTGGCGGTGCAATCGGCTGGTGGCGCGCGACTGACGCAAACGGGCATTTCGCTCGGCACACCCTGCTACATGTCGCCCGAGCAAGCCATGGGCGAGCGCGCGATCGATGCGCGCAGCGATATCTTTGCGCTAGGCGCGGTCACCTACGAGATGCTGGTGGGCGGACCACCATTCGTCGGGTCAACGGCGCAAGCGATCGTGGCCAAGGTCCTCACGGAGCGACCAACGGCACTACGTCAGGCGCGCGATACCGTGCCGCCGCACGTCGAGTACGCGGTGCTCAAGGCGTTGGCCAAGCTGCCGGCCGATCGGTACACGTCAGCGGAAGCGTTCGCAGCAGCGCTCGTCACCGTGTCAGGCTCGCTGGGAATTCCTGATCTCCCTGTGCACGGTCTTCGATCGAAACGCACTGCCGTGGCGGTTGGGGTTCTCGCCGTGGGGGCGAGCATGTTTTTCATCGGCCGCGCGGTTGGCGGTACGCGCGGGAGCGTCGAGCAGTTCGGCCAGGCCACGCAGGTCACGTGGGAATCCGGTCTCGAGATTGTGCCGGCCATCTCGCCGGATGGAAAGCTGGTCGCCTACGCACTCGGCAACGGCACGCGATTCAAGATCTTTGTGCGGCCTGTGGCCGGAGGTCGCGCCACGCCGCTCACCGACGACACGCTTGCGGTGGAGACGCAGCCACAATGGTCACACGACGGCGCGCGGATCCTCTACCTCAAGGATGGATTGGTATTCAGCGCGCCCGCCGGTGGTGGCGCGCCCAAGCAGGAGGTGCCGCGCCGCGGGGCTGACGTCGAATCGGCCACGTGGTCGCCCGACGAGCAGCGGATTGCCTATGTGGTTGATGATTCCGTGTTCGTGCGCGACGCCGACGGGGCGAGCACGCTGGTCGCCACGATGGTGCAGCCGACCATGTGTGCGTGGGGGCCGGCGGATCTCGTCGCCTGCTCGGCAGGCAATCGCATGTACCTCAAGGCCGGCATGAACTTCTCGAATTCCGCGCCAAGTTGGATTGTTGTGATCGATGCGAACACTCGGCGCGTGCGCGCCATCACCGACAGCGTCTTTTACAACCAGGCACCAACCTGGTCGGCCGACCGGCGACGCGTGATGTATGTGTCCAACCGCATGGGCATTCCTGACATTTTCTCGCAGGCCGTGAATGCCGATGGAACCGCGGCGGGGTCGCCGCAGCGGCTGACCGTTGGGCTCAACGTGAGCTCGTTCACCATCTCCGCCGATGGCGCGCGCATGGCGTATGCGGTGCTGACCACGACCTCGAACGCCTGGTCTCAGCCGCTCTTCCCGTCATCGGGGGCCACTCGCGAGCGCCCGGTCCAGTTGACGTTCGGACAAGGCGTCGTCGAGACGGCGTCACCGTCGTCCGACCTCCAGTGGTTGTATTTCGATTCCGACGTGACGGGCAATCCGGATCTCTACCGCATGCGCCTTCCGTCCGGTCAAGCCGAGCGACTGACCGTGGACCGCAGGCCTGAGTTCAACCCCAGCCCATCGCCCGATGGCCGGTTCGTGGCATTCCATTCATTTCGCGACGGCTCCCGCGAGATCTTCGTCATGCCGTTGGACGGCGGACCGCTGGAGCAGGTCACCCGGACACCGTATCAGGAACTGAACGCGGTCTGGTCACGCGACGGGCAGTCATTGTCTTTCGCCTCCCAGTCTCAGCCGTTCGGCCTCTTTGTCGCACGCCGCGCAACCGATGGCCGTTGGAGCACGCGCAAAGTGCTTGAGACGGGCGTCTTCCAAAACTGGTCGCCTGACGGCACGATGCTGTCATTTGCAACCGAATTGAGCGGGCTGGGCGGTTTGCGTGTGGTGTCGGTGAACGGCGGGTTGCCGCGGCCCCTGTACGACGAAACGGCACCTGGCGCGCCCAAGGCGGAGATGAGCGCCTGGAGTGACGACGGCCGTACGATCTACTTCAAGAGTCATGACCGCCGCGGGGCATCCTCCATCTGGTCGGTGCCGTCGACCGGCGG